The Streptomyces sp. TLI_105 DNA segment TCTGGAGGTTGCCGTTGTCCGCGTCGGCCATGACGGCGGCGGGAGCGGCGGCCGGGGCCGCGGCGTTCGCGGAGACCACGCCGAAGGTACCGGCGGCGACGACAGCGGCGGCGGTGGCACCGAGGAGGATCTTCTTCATGAGGGACTCCGTAGGGGTGAGGAGGAGAGAGGAGGAGAAGCCTTCGAGGCGGGGGCGCACCGTCGGGTCTCTCGTCCCGCTCGGTCCGTCCTTCGCTCTGCATCGATCCTCCGCCCGGAACCGGCGCCCACCGGTCCACGGTCCGGCTGCCCTCCGCGCGCACACCGGACGACGGGTCCGTCAGCCGATCGGTTGATGCCTCCCTGGTCCCTCCGGGCCACCATGGACGGGGACACCCAGGTCAGACAGGCCCAGGTCAGGACGGCAGGGAGGCGGCACGGTGACCCGGCCCACGGAGCACGACCCGGACGCCCGCTGGCTCGCGCGGGTCATGCACATCGCGTTCTTCCTGCTGCTCGGCGCCTCCCTCGCCCGCTTCCTGCTGCGGCACGAGTGGGAGGCCCGCAGCCCCTGGATCATCGCCCTCACCGGCGCCCTCGCCTCCCTCTACCTCCTCGGCCCGGTGCTCGGCACCCGCACCACCCCGCGCCGGATCGCCTGGCTCGGCACGGTCGTCGCCGTCTGGGTCCTCCTCGTCGTCCTCGCGCCCAGCTTCGCCTGGTGCGCGGTGCCGCTCTTCTACACGGGCCTGCGGACCCTCCCGCCGCGCGCCGCGCTCGGCCTGGTCACCCTGCTCACCGCGTTCGTGGTCTTCGCGCAGGTCCAGCTCTCGCACGGCGGCTGGGACCCGAACCTGATCGTCGCCCCGCCGGCCGTCGCCGCCCTCGCCACCGGCGTCTTCGTCCACTCCGACCGGCAGGCCGCCCGGCAGCGGGCACTCATCGACGACCTGATCCGCACCCGCCGCGAACTCGCCGCGATCGAACGCCGCGAGGGCACCCTCGCGGAGCGCCAGCGGCTGTCCATGGAGATCCACGACACCCTCGCCCAGGGCCTGTCCAGCCAGCAGATGCTGCTCCAGGCCGCCGACCGGCTCTGGGACGGCGACCCGGCCGCCGCCCGCCGGCACGTCCGCACCGCCGAGTCCATCGCCGAACGCAACCTCGCCGAGGCCCGCCGCTTCGTGCAGGACCTCGCCCCCGCCGACCTCGCCGGAGGCGGCGGCCTCGAAGAGGCCCTGCGCGCCCTCGCCGCCCGCGAGTCGGCGGCCTTCCGCGTCGACGGCACCCCGGTGCCACTGCCCGACCGGGCGCAGTCGGCGCTGCTGCGGATCGCGCAGGGCGCCCTCGCCAACATCCGCGAACACGCCGGCGCCGACTCCGCCGCCCTGACCCTCACCTACCTCGACGACCAGGTGGTCCTGGACATCGCCGACGACGGCCGCGGCTTCGACCCGGCGCTCGCGCGCGAGCAGGCCGAACGGGGCCACGGCCTGCCCGCGATGCGGGTGCGCGCCCAGCAGCTCGGTGGCACCCTGACGGTCGAGTCCACCCCGGGCGAGGGCACGGTGCTCTCCGCCGCGATCCCGCTCACCCTGGAGTCCTGATGTCCGTACGGATCCTCCTCTGCGACGATCACGTCGTCGTCCGCGCCGGCCTGCTCGCGCTGCTCGGCAGCACCCCCGACATCGAGGTGGTGGGCGAGGCGGGCAGCGGCGAGGAGGCCGTCGCGATGGCGGCGAAGCTGAAGCCGGACGTCGTCCTGATGGACCTCCAGCTCGGCGCCGGCATCGACGGCGTGGAGGCGACGCGGCGGATCGCGCCCACCGGCGTCCACGTCCTGGTCCTCACCACGTACGACACGGACGCGGACATCACGCGGGCGATCGAGGCGGGCGCGACGGGCTATCTGCTGAAGGCCGAGCGGCCCGAGGAGCTGTTCGCCGCGATCCACTCCGCCGCCCAGGGCCGCACGGCCCTCTCCCCGCCGGTCGCCAGCCGGGTCATGGACCGCATGCGGGGCGCGGCGGGCCCTTCGCTCACCGACCGGGAACGGGACATCCTCGGCCAGCTGGGGCGCGGCCTCGGCAACCGGGAGATCGCGCGGGCGCTGTTCATCAGCGAGGCGACGGTGAAGACGCACCTCGGCCGGATCTACGCCAAGCTCGGCGTCGACACCCGCGCCGGCGCGGTCGCGGTGGCGAAGGAGCGGCGCCTGCTGCCGTAAGCCGTAGGGCTGGACTTGGGTGCCGTTCCCCCGCGCCGGACCGCCCCCACTGCTACGGTGCGTCGTCACTCGACCGCACGGTGTCATGTCTCAGTGGGAGCGCACGTGAAGCTCGCGATCGTCGGCGGCGGACCCGCCGGCCTCTACCTCTCGATCCTGCTGAAGCGGCAGGACCCGTCCCACGACATCGCCGTGTACGAACGGAACCCCGAGGGCTCCACGTACGGCTGGGGCGTCACCTACTGGGCCGGGCTCCTCGACAAGCTGCGCGCCGGCGACCCCGAGTCCGCGGCCGCCGTCGCCGAGGCGTCCGTGACCTGGACCGACGGGGTCGCCATCGTCCGCGACGAGCGGACCGTCCACCGCGGCGACGCGGGCTTCGGCATCGGACGGCGGCGGATGCTCGCGCTGCTCGCCGACCGCGCCGAGGAGCTCGGCGTACGGGTCGAGTTCGAGCACGACATCCCCGGCCCGGACGCGCCCGAACTGGCCGGGGCGGACCTGGTCGTCGCCGCCGACGGCGTCAACAGCGTGCTCCGCGAGGCGCGCGCCGGCCACTTCGGCAGCGAGGTCACCAGCGGCCGCAACCAGTACATCTGGCTCGGCACCACCAAGGTCTTCGACTCCTTCAGCTTCGCCTTCAAGGAGACCGAGCACGGCTGGATCTGGTGCTACGCCTACGGCTTCAGCGGCGAGCGCTCCACCTGTGTCGTCGAGTGCTCCCCGGAGACCTGGACCGGCCTCGGCCTCGACACGCGCGGCGAGGCCGACAGCCTGAACCTCCTGGAGAAGCTCTTCCACGACCTCCTCGACGGGCACGAGCTGATCGGCCGCGAACGCGCCGACGACGCCGCCCAGTGGCTGACCTTCCGCACCCTCACCAACCGGGTCTGGCACCACGGCAACCTCGTCCTCCTCGGCGACGCCGCCCACACCACGCACTACTCGATCGGCGCGGGCACCACCCTGGCCCTGGAGGACGCGCTCGCCCTCGCGGACGCCCTGCGCGCCCCCGGCGACCTGGACGCCGCCCTCACCGCGTACGGGAAGCGGCGGCGCGCCGAACTCGTCTCCGCGCAGAGCGCCGCCCGCTACAGCGCCCAGTGGTACGAGAACCTCCCGCGCTACATGAGCCTGGAGCCGGCCAAGATGTTCGCGCTCCTCGGCCAGCGCCACTCGCCGCTGCTGCCGCACGTCCCGCCGCAGCTGTACTACCGGATCGACCGGGCCGCCGAACAGCTGGAGCCCCTGCGCCGCCTCAAGCGCTGGCTCGGCCCCCGGGTGGCACGAGCGGTGCACGGCCGCCGCTGATCCTCGTACGGTTCACACGGTCGCCGCTGATCCTCGTACGGTTCACACGTCCCGGCGGTGGACGGCCACGAAAGCCACCGCCACGGCGCCCAGCACCCAGGCCGCGTACACCGTCCACGCCCCGCCGGCCGTCCACGGATACTCCACCGGCACCGGCGACACCCCCACCTCCGTGAGCCGCTTCCACGCGCCCTGTGGCAGAGCGTGCAGGAACGTCGCACCCCACCGGTCGCGCTCGCCCATCAGGGCCGGCAGCAGAAGCAGCAGACCGGTCAGGGAGACGATCGTCGTGGCCGTGTGCCGCAGCAGCGCCCCGAGCCCGAAACCGGCGAGCGCGCACACGGGCGCGAGGAGCGCCGACGCGGCGACGGCCCGGAGCACGCCCTCGTCACCGATCGCCATCCCGACGCCCCGGCCGTCGAGCACGGCCTGCGTGGCGGCGAACGAGACCCCGGCGACCACCGTCCCGTACACCAGCATCACGGCGGCGAGGACGAGCGCCTTCGCGGCGACGACGGCCCGGCGGGCGGGGACGGCCGCGAAGGTCGTACGGATCTGGCCGGTGCCGTACTCGCCGACGATCATCAGCGCGCCGATGGAGCCGGTGGCGAGCGTGAACACCATGGCCCCGCCGAGCGTGAACGCGTCGCGCATCGCCCAGATCGGCACGAAGAGCTCCCTGATGCCCTCCGGGTAGTTCGGGTAGTTGCGGTAGTCGGCGAGCGTCGCGTTGAGGTTGACGCCGAGGGCGGCGACCGCGCCGACGACGAAGGCCCAGGGGGTGGAGCGGAGCGACCACAGCTTGATCCACTCGGCGGCGAGGAGATCACGGAACCGGGCCGGCGGGGTCGAACGGGTGGACGGGGGAACAGGCTTCGTGAGGGCGGGCATCAGCGGTACTCCACACTGTCGGCGGTGAGCTCCATGAACGCCTCTTCGAGGGAGGCGGCGTGCGCGGTCAGTCCGGTGAGCGGGACGCCGTGCCGGAAGGCGAGGACGCCGACCCGGTCCGCGTCCATCCCGGTCACGGCGAGCCCCTCTTCCTCCCGCCGTACGGTCGCGCCCTCTGCGGCCAAGGCGTCGGCGAAGCCCGGCGCGGCGGCCGGGTCGGCCGTCCGCACGGTCACGCTCCGGCGGGTGCCGCGCGCGGCGAAGGCGGCCACGCTCTCGGCCGCGATGAGCCGGCCCCGGCCGATGACGACGAGGTCGTCGGCGGTGTGCTCCATCTCGCTCATCAGATGGCTGGAGACGAACACGGTGCGGCCCTCGGCCGCGAGCCGCCGGAACAGTCCCCGCGCCCACAGCACGCCTTCCGGGTCGAGGCCGTTGACCGGCTCGTCGAAGAGCAGCACGGGAGGATCGCCGAGCAGCGCGGCGGCGATCCCCAGGCGCTGCCTCATGCCGAGCGAGTAGCCGCCGATCCGCCGCCCGGCGGCCCCCGCGAGACCGACCTCCTCCAACACCTCGGCGGCCCGGCGGCGCGGGATGCCGTTGGTGCGGGCGAGGGCCGCGAGATGGGCCTCGGCGGTCCGGCCGCCGTGCACGTCCTGCGCATCGAGCAGCGCCCCGACGTCCCGCAGCCCGCGCGGCAGCTCCCGGAACCGCCGCCCGCCGACGGTGGCGGTCCCGGACGTCGGCTCGTTCAGCCCCAGGACCATCCGCAGGGTCGTGGACTTCCCGGCCCCGTTGGGCCCGAGGAAGCCGGTGACGCGGCCGGGTTTCACGGAGAAGGTGAGGTGGTCCACGGCGGGGCGGTCTTCGCGGGCGGGGCTGGCGGCGGGGCGGTTGCGGGCTGTGAGGCGGGCGGCGGGGCGGCGGCGGCCCTGGCGGCCGTAATGCTTGGTCAGTTCGTGGACTTCGATCATGCGACCCACGGTCGCGGGCCCGCACCCCCCGGCACATCGGCTCGGCGGCCACAACCGGGGACCGGGGGTGGCCCGGGGGCGTACGCCCACGGGCCGATGTGCCGGCGGGTGGCCGCGCCTACGATCACGATCATGACCGCCACCCCGACCGCCCGCCCGTCCAGCGCGCGGGTCCCGGCGGCCCTCGCTTGGGGCGCGGCCGTCGCGCACCCCTTCCTGCTCCTCACCGCCGTACGGACCGGCCCGTACCGCTCCACCGAACTGCGGCTCTTCCTCACCGCCGTCGCCGTGGGCCTGACCCTGCCCCTGGCGCGCCGCAACCCGCTCGCGGCGCTCGGACTGCTGCTCACCGGGCTGTTCGCGGCGGCGACCACACGGCCCGACGCCGTGCTCCTCTACCTCCCGGTGCTCGCCGCCGACGCCGTCGTGGGCCGGGTCGCCGCCGCGCGCCCGCTCCGAGTCCTACTGCCCGCCGCCCTCGGCGCGCTCGCCGTGCAGATCGCCGCCGCGACGTACACCACCTCCGGCCAGGACGTCTTCGTCAGCACGATCACGGCCCTCGCGCTCGCCCTGCTCACCGCCGGACTCCTCGGCCGGTCCGTACGCGAACGGCGCAGCCACACGGCGGAGCTGCGCGCCGCGACCACCGCCGAGGCCGTCGCGGCGGAACGGCTCCGGATCGCCCGCGAGCTGCACGACGTCGTCGCCCACAGCATCGGGGTCATCGCCATCCAGGCGGGCGTCGGCCGCCGGGTCATCGAGACCCAGCCCGCCGAGGCGCGCAAAGCGCTCGCCACCATCGAGTCCACCAGCCGGGAGACCCTCGCCGGTCTGCGCCGCACCCTCGGCGCACTGCGGGGCGCCGACGGCCGTCCCGCACCTCGCGACCCGGCGCCCGGCCTCGCCGACCTGGAGCGGCTCGCGGCGGCCACGGCGGACGCGGGGGTACGGGTCGAACTGCGGCACCTCGGCAACCCCGACGCCGCGCTCCCGCCGGAGGTCGACCTCGCCGCGTACCGGATCGTGCAGGAGTCGCTCACGAACGTCGTCCGGCACGCCGCCACCCCGACCTGCCGGGTGACGGTGGAGCGGCGCACCGACACCCTGCTCGTCGAGATCGCCGACGACGGCCGGGGCGCGCCCGGCGGGGACGCCGTGGGCGGGTACGGCCTGGCCGGGATGCGCGAGCGCGCCGCGCTCCTCGGCGGCAGCCTCACGGCGGGCCCGCGTCCCGGAGGCGGCTTCCACGTGACGGCGCTGCTGCCGCTGCCGGCCGGCAGCCAGGAAGGAACCCCGGCATGACCCACACGATCCGCGTCCTCCTCGTCGACGACCAGCCGCTGGTACGGGCGGGCCTGCGCGTCCTGATGGCCGACAGCCCCGACCTCACGGTCGTCGGCGAGGCGGGCACCGGCACGGAGGCGGTCGCGCTGGCCCGCGACCTCGGGCCCGACGTGGTGGTGATGGACGTCCGGATG contains these protein-coding regions:
- a CDS encoding sensor histidine kinase; amino-acid sequence: MHIAFFLLLGASLARFLLRHEWEARSPWIIALTGALASLYLLGPVLGTRTTPRRIAWLGTVVAVWVLLVVLAPSFAWCAVPLFYTGLRTLPPRAALGLVTLLTAFVVFAQVQLSHGGWDPNLIVAPPAVAALATGVFVHSDRQAARQRALIDDLIRTRRELAAIERREGTLAERQRLSMEIHDTLAQGLSSQQMLLQAADRLWDGDPAAARRHVRTAESIAERNLAEARRFVQDLAPADLAGGGGLEEALRALAARESAAFRVDGTPVPLPDRAQSALLRIAQGALANIREHAGADSAALTLTYLDDQVVLDIADDGRGFDPALAREQAERGHGLPAMRVRAQQLGGTLTVESTPGEGTVLSAAIPLTLES
- a CDS encoding response regulator transcription factor produces the protein MSVRILLCDDHVVVRAGLLALLGSTPDIEVVGEAGSGEEAVAMAAKLKPDVVLMDLQLGAGIDGVEATRRIAPTGVHVLVLTTYDTDADITRAIEAGATGYLLKAERPEELFAAIHSAAQGRTALSPPVASRVMDRMRGAAGPSLTDRERDILGQLGRGLGNREIARALFISEATVKTHLGRIYAKLGVDTRAGAVAVAKERRLLP
- a CDS encoding FAD-dependent monooxygenase gives rise to the protein MKLAIVGGGPAGLYLSILLKRQDPSHDIAVYERNPEGSTYGWGVTYWAGLLDKLRAGDPESAAAVAEASVTWTDGVAIVRDERTVHRGDAGFGIGRRRMLALLADRAEELGVRVEFEHDIPGPDAPELAGADLVVAADGVNSVLREARAGHFGSEVTSGRNQYIWLGTTKVFDSFSFAFKETEHGWIWCYAYGFSGERSTCVVECSPETWTGLGLDTRGEADSLNLLEKLFHDLLDGHELIGRERADDAAQWLTFRTLTNRVWHHGNLVLLGDAAHTTHYSIGAGTTLALEDALALADALRAPGDLDAALTAYGKRRRAELVSAQSAARYSAQWYENLPRYMSLEPAKMFALLGQRHSPLLPHVPPQLYYRIDRAAEQLEPLRRLKRWLGPRVARAVHGRR
- a CDS encoding ABC transporter permease subunit: MPALTKPVPPSTRSTPPARFRDLLAAEWIKLWSLRSTPWAFVVGAVAALGVNLNATLADYRNYPNYPEGIRELFVPIWAMRDAFTLGGAMVFTLATGSIGALMIVGEYGTGQIRTTFAAVPARRAVVAAKALVLAAVMLVYGTVVAGVSFAATQAVLDGRGVGMAIGDEGVLRAVAASALLAPVCALAGFGLGALLRHTATTIVSLTGLLLLLPALMGERDRWGATFLHALPQGAWKRLTEVGVSPVPVEYPWTAGGAWTVYAAWVLGAVAVAFVAVHRRDV
- a CDS encoding ATP-binding cassette domain-containing protein, which gives rise to MIEVHELTKHYGRQGRRRPAARLTARNRPAASPAREDRPAVDHLTFSVKPGRVTGFLGPNGAGKSTTLRMVLGLNEPTSGTATVGGRRFRELPRGLRDVGALLDAQDVHGGRTAEAHLAALARTNGIPRRRAAEVLEEVGLAGAAGRRIGGYSLGMRQRLGIAAALLGDPPVLLFDEPVNGLDPEGVLWARGLFRRLAAEGRTVFVSSHLMSEMEHTADDLVVIGRGRLIAAESVAAFAARGTRRSVTVRTADPAAAPGFADALAAEGATVRREEEGLAVTGMDADRVGVLAFRHGVPLTGLTAHAASLEEAFMELTADSVEYR
- a CDS encoding sensor histidine kinase; its protein translation is MTATPTARPSSARVPAALAWGAAVAHPFLLLTAVRTGPYRSTELRLFLTAVAVGLTLPLARRNPLAALGLLLTGLFAAATTRPDAVLLYLPVLAADAVVGRVAAARPLRVLLPAALGALAVQIAAATYTTSGQDVFVSTITALALALLTAGLLGRSVRERRSHTAELRAATTAEAVAAERLRIARELHDVVAHSIGVIAIQAGVGRRVIETQPAEARKALATIESTSRETLAGLRRTLGALRGADGRPAPRDPAPGLADLERLAAATADAGVRVELRHLGNPDAALPPEVDLAAYRIVQESLTNVVRHAATPTCRVTVERRTDTLLVEIADDGRGAPGGDAVGGYGLAGMRERAALLGGSLTAGPRPGGGFHVTALLPLPAGSQEGTPA